One segment of Campylobacter concisus DNA contains the following:
- a CDS encoding DUF2625 family protein, producing MPCGNISKFYELYRWDGWTEDVRNFSLDRMIFVLPPILWQDTNISLRLKDMKKDSICMNEYFNFAFKSV from the coding sequence GTGCCTTGTGGCAATATATCTAAATTTTACGAGCTTTATCGCTGGGATGGCTGGACTGAGGATGTAAGAAATTTTAGCCTTGATAGGATGATATTTGTGCTACCGCCGATACTTTGGCAAGACACCAACATAAGTCTAAGACTAAAAGATATGAAAAAAGATAGTATTTGCATGAATGAATATTTCAATTTTGCCTTCAAGAGCGTCTAA